The Plutella xylostella chromosome 12, ilPluXylo3.1, whole genome shotgun sequence genome includes a window with the following:
- the LOC105383254 gene encoding medium-chain acyl-CoA ligase ACSF2, mitochondrial: MFGRQLVLVKGFQSKRCLDSLRTSVAQVARLSGLSYKHHAGSYPLKYASLGQVVEEAAEKWPDRPAALSLYENKTLTFGELLNESDKVAASLRALGLRAGDRVGIWLPNCTQWLVAMLAATRIGLVSVAINYMFQKNELEYALKKVGVKALIAPGSRFGKNYYNILQSVVPELRTSKPGKLNCEKLSELRTVILADDDNDSPGVFAFNELLALAPMEDINRISREVQLINPDSACNIQYTSGTTGTPKAAILSHNGIINNGYSVGIRNELDTGHKKICVQVPLFHVYGVVITISAALQHGATLVFPSPTYSPKANVDTLLAEKCDVIHGTPTMHIDLVHEVRSRGATLACDVAVTGGSPVTPKLVTDLADVLNIRKVKSVFGMTEGTAVSFQSLPGEDPERPLTYLGHLQDHTEAKVVNEKGELVPFGTPGELHIRSYARMLGYWGEEEKTRETIDEDGWLRTGDQVILHEDGYAQIMGRLKDIIIRGGENISPKEIEDAISSHPDVLECQVFGVQDERLGEEICAAVRLRSSASLDARALTSHALQTLNKFKVPRIYKAVESYPKTASGKVQKNKLRDMVESGKL, encoded by the exons atgtttGGACGACAACTTGTGCTCGTGAAGGGATTTCAAAGTAAAAGGTGTTTGGATTCATTAAG GACGAGCGTCGCTCAAGTGGCCAGACTCAGCGGTCTGAGCTACAAGCACCACGCCGGCTCCTACCCTCTGAAGTACGCCTCCTTGGGCCAGGTGGTGGAGGAGGCGGCGGAGAAGTGGCCCGACCGCCCCGCGGCGTTGTCGCTCTATGAGAACAAGACCTTGACCTTCGGCGAGCTGCTTAATGAG TCAGACAAGGTCGCCGCGTCGCTGCGCGCGCTGGGGCTGCGGGCCGGCGACCGCGTGGGCATCTGGCTGCCCAACTGCACGCAGTGGCTGGTCGCCATGCTCGCCGCCACCAGGATCGGCCTGGTCTCT GTAGCCATCAATTATATGTTTCAAAAGAACGAGCTTGAGTATGCTCTAAAGAAAGTAGGTGTAAAAGCACTCATAGCGCCGGGATCTCGCTTCGGCAAAAACTACTACAATATACTCCAATCAGTGGTGCCCGAGTTAAGGACTAGTAAACCCGGAAAGCTCAACTGTGAAAAGCTGAGTGAATTGAGGACTGTCATTTTGGCCGATGATGACAATGATTCtcc CGGAGTGTTCGCATTTAATGAGCTATTAGCTTTAGCTCCAATGGAAGATATAAACAGGATAAGCAGAGAAGTGCAACTCATCAATCCAGACTCCGCTTGTAACATTCAGTACACTTCTGGCACTACag GAACTCCGAAAGCTGCAATATTGTCCCATAATGGTATTATCAATAATGGGTATTCCGTTGGAATACGAAATGAATTGGATACTGGCCACAAGAAGATCTGTGTTCAG GTGCCACTATTCCACGTGTACGGCGTGGTGATCACGATCTCGGCGGCGCTGCAGCACGGGGCTACCCTGGTGTTCCCCTCGCCCACCTACAGCCCCAAGGCCAATGTCGACACGCTGCTGGCAGAGAA ATGCGACGTGATCCACGGCACGCCCACCATGCACATAGACCTGGTGCACGAGGTGCGGTCGCGCGGAGCCACCCTGGCTTGCGACGTGGCCGTCACCGGGGGCTCCCCCGTCACGCCCAAGCTGGTCACCGACCTCGCCGATGTGCTGAATATTAGGAAGGTTAAG TCGGTGTTTGGAATGACTGAAGGCACCGCTGTAAGTTTCCAGTCTCTGCCGGGCGAGGACCCTGAACGACCACTGACCTACCTTGGTCACTTGCAGGACCATACGGAAGCTAAG GTGGTGAACGAGAAGGGCGAGCTAGTTCCCTTCGGTACTCCCGGAGAGCTGCACATCCGGAGCTACGCACGCATGCTGGGCTACTGGGGAGAGGAGGAGAAGACCAGGGAGACGATTGATGAAGACGGCTGGCTCCGGACTGG TGACCAAGTGATACTACACGAAGACGGCTACGCGCAGATAATGGGCCGACTGAAAGACATCATCATACGAGGCGGAGAGAACATCTCGCCCAAAGAGATCGAAGACGCCATCAGCAGCCATCCGGATGTTCTGGAATGccag GTATTCGGCGTGCAAGACGAGCGTCTCGGCGAGGAGATCTGCGCGGCAGTGCGCCTGCGCAGCTCGGCGTCACTCGACGCGCGCGCGCTGACGTCACACGCGCTGCAGACGCTCAACAAGTTCAAGGTGCCCAGGATCTACAAGGCAGTGGAGAGTTATCCGAAAACCGCGTCAGGGAAGGTCCAGAAGAATAAGTTGAGAGACATGGTGGAGTCGGGGAAATTGTAA